From one Agathobaculum sp. NTUH-O15-33 genomic stretch:
- a CDS encoding CaiB/BaiF CoA transferase family protein, translating into MKKETGVLRGVKVLDLTRVLAGPYCGMLLADMGADVIKVERPGKGDDSRAFYPQINGESAYYINLNRNKRGITLDLKSDAGKQTLLELVEQADILIENYRPGTMDKLGLGFKILHARNPRLVYGCVSGFGQYGRKHDLPGYDIIGQAAGGLMSVSGWPGGEPTRTGTAMADVLGGLSLSAGILAAYIDAQRTGQGRMVDVALVDSVVSSLEIINQIYLVKGRVPERSGNRYESCAPYDSFRARDGSLVIACGNDKLFRLLAGAMQMPELTQDERFFDNMHRLQNQAELKAIIEGWLRDKCIDETVAMLLQAGVPASPINTIDRVVNDPHIAQDREMFVDCEHPVAGRLEADRQSYQAKRRAVQHQSGAAAGTAYGRGARRVAVLFDRSGRAAAATGRALTGRR; encoded by the coding sequence ATGAAGAAAGAAACCGGGGTATTGCGGGGCGTCAAGGTGCTTGACCTGACACGCGTACTGGCCGGGCCATACTGCGGTATGCTATTGGCAGATATGGGAGCAGACGTTATCAAGGTGGAACGACCGGGCAAAGGAGATGACAGCCGCGCGTTTTACCCGCAGATCAACGGAGAAAGCGCGTATTACATAAACCTGAATCGTAATAAACGCGGCATCACATTGGATCTCAAAAGCGACGCGGGCAAACAGACGCTGCTCGAGCTGGTCGAACAGGCGGATATTTTGATCGAAAACTATCGCCCCGGCACGATGGATAAGCTGGGACTGGGATTTAAAATACTGCACGCACGAAATCCGCGATTGGTATACGGCTGCGTATCCGGCTTCGGACAGTATGGCCGGAAACACGACCTGCCCGGCTATGATATTATCGGACAGGCGGCGGGCGGCCTGATGAGTGTGTCCGGTTGGCCGGGCGGCGAGCCCACCCGCACGGGCACGGCAATGGCGGATGTGCTTGGCGGACTGAGCCTAAGCGCCGGCATATTGGCGGCCTATATCGATGCGCAGCGTACAGGCCAAGGGCGCATGGTCGATGTGGCGCTGGTCGATTCGGTGGTTTCCTCACTGGAGATCATCAACCAGATCTATCTGGTCAAGGGACGCGTGCCAGAACGAAGCGGCAACCGATATGAGTCGTGCGCGCCGTACGATTCGTTCCGAGCGAGAGACGGCAGTTTGGTCATCGCGTGCGGCAACGATAAGCTGTTCCGCTTGCTGGCCGGTGCGATGCAAATGCCGGAACTGACGCAGGACGAGCGATTTTTTGACAATATGCACCGCCTGCAAAACCAAGCGGAACTCAAGGCCATTATTGAAGGTTGGCTTCGGGATAAGTGCATTGATGAGACTGTTGCAATGCTGCTGCAGGCCGGCGTACCGGCAAGCCCGATCAACACGATCGACCGGGTTGTGAACGACCCGCATATCGCACAGGACCGCGAAATGTTTGTCGACTGCGAACATCCGGTGGCGGGCAGGCTGGAAGCTGACCGGCAATCATATCAAGCTAAGCGGCGCGCCGTGCAGCATCAGTCCGGCGCCGCTGCTGGGACAGCATACGGAAGAGGTGCTCGGCGAGTGGCTGTCCTATTCGACCGATCGGGTCGAGCGGCTGCGGCAACAGGGCGCGCTTTGACCGGGAGGCGATGA
- a CDS encoding hydroxymethylglutaryl-CoA lyase translates to MNRISITEVAPRDGWQSVCGILPTEHKLDLIELMLQAGVRHIQLGSFVSPKAIPQMADVRRLVQTLIERHPKAAFSALVPNLYGARAAVESGLREITCVISVSESHNKANLNLSIDRSFDELARIRAQFPALRIHLDAATAFGCPFEGRTSLDKLMPFLERAVRIGVDGIDLCDTIGVAHPSQIACYVSAVQRAFPNMHLAVHIHDTRNMGMLNTWTAIHAGVTSVQTALGGLGGCPFAPGASGNTATEDLVYLLEREGYDTGISFSKLLAAAKRMHETVAGNYSGHHLNIGADRVRTPNEQ, encoded by the coding sequence GTGAACCGGATCAGTATCACCGAAGTCGCGCCGCGTGACGGCTGGCAGAGCGTATGCGGCATCCTGCCTACCGAGCATAAGCTCGATCTGATCGAGCTTATGCTGCAGGCAGGCGTCCGGCATATCCAGCTCGGTTCGTTCGTGTCGCCCAAGGCGATCCCACAGATGGCGGATGTGCGGCGGCTTGTACAGACCCTGATCGAGCGTCACCCGAAAGCGGCGTTTTCCGCGCTCGTGCCCAACCTATATGGCGCGCGGGCCGCGGTCGAATCCGGCTTGCGCGAGATCACTTGCGTGATCTCCGTGTCGGAGTCACATAACAAAGCAAACCTTAACCTCTCGATCGATCGATCCTTTGACGAATTGGCTCGCATCCGCGCGCAGTTCCCGGCGCTCCGGATCCATCTGGACGCCGCGACCGCGTTCGGCTGTCCCTTTGAGGGGCGTACCTCGTTGGACAAGCTGATGCCGTTTCTCGAACGAGCCGTACGGATCGGCGTGGACGGAATTGACCTGTGCGACACGATCGGCGTGGCGCACCCAAGCCAGATCGCGTGCTATGTAAGCGCGGTACAGCGGGCTTTTCCCAACATGCACCTCGCCGTTCATATTCATGATACGCGAAATATGGGCATGCTCAACACTTGGACTGCGATTCATGCGGGAGTCACGAGCGTACAGACTGCATTGGGGGGGCTGGGCGGCTGTCCGTTCGCACCGGGCGCATCGGGAAACACCGCGACGGAAGATCTTGTTTACCTGCTGGAAAGGGAGGGATATGACACCGGCATCTCTTTTTCTAAACTGTTGGCAGCCGCTAAGCGGATGCACGAAACGGTTGCGGGAAATTACAGCGGTCACCATTTGAATATCGGCGCGGATCGCGTACGAACGCCAAATGAGCAATGA
- a CDS encoding 3-isopropylmalate dehydratase large subunit, whose product MPMTMSEKILARCANRTDARAGEIVMAAVDCAMMDDILGPRVLDEPLQRLGGRICRPERAVVVCDHYTPAATHDQADIVKYTRDWAVSHGLTNYFEGEGPCHQVLAENGFSLPGTLQVGTDSHTCTAGAFGCFGTGVGSTEMAGVLATGELWLRVPETLLFYWSGMLPQGVMAKDMILKMIGLIGHAGATYCTMEFAGPTIEALPMDERMCISNMAVEAGAKAGLIAADNVTRAYLIEHDCSRGYHPLNSDPDAVYRSRYAFDASALEPQVACPHQVDAVMSVRETAGAHVDQVYIGSCTGGRLTDLRAAAKVLRGHRIASSCRLLVSPASRRIWMEAEREGVLRTLAEAGATILAPTCGACLGVHSGLLAGGETCVSTTNRNFKGRMGSERSAVYLSSPLTAAATALRGVLTDPRDVLPGKL is encoded by the coding sequence ATGCCAATGACAATGTCTGAAAAAATACTGGCCCGATGCGCGAATCGGACGGACGCGCGCGCCGGAGAGATCGTAATGGCTGCCGTGGACTGTGCGATGATGGATGATATTTTGGGTCCGCGCGTACTCGACGAGCCGCTCCAACGGTTGGGCGGCCGTATATGCAGGCCGGAACGGGCGGTCGTGGTTTGCGATCACTATACGCCCGCCGCGACCCATGATCAGGCTGATATCGTGAAATACACCAGAGATTGGGCTGTCTCGCATGGTTTGACCAACTATTTTGAAGGAGAGGGCCCCTGCCATCAAGTGCTGGCTGAAAATGGGTTCAGCTTGCCGGGCACGCTGCAAGTCGGAACGGATTCGCACACCTGCACGGCCGGTGCGTTCGGCTGTTTCGGAACGGGCGTCGGCTCGACAGAGATGGCGGGCGTGCTTGCGACCGGAGAATTGTGGCTGCGCGTACCGGAAACGCTGCTGTTTTATTGGAGCGGCATGCTGCCGCAGGGCGTGATGGCCAAGGACATGATCCTGAAAATGATCGGTTTGATCGGTCATGCGGGTGCGACCTACTGTACGATGGAATTTGCCGGACCGACCATAGAAGCGCTGCCGATGGACGAGCGCATGTGTATCTCGAATATGGCTGTTGAAGCGGGCGCCAAGGCAGGTCTGATTGCCGCCGACAACGTGACGCGCGCCTATCTGATAGAACATGACTGCTCACGCGGCTATCATCCGCTGAACAGCGATCCGGACGCGGTATATCGGAGCCGGTATGCGTTCGATGCGTCGGCGCTGGAGCCGCAGGTCGCCTGTCCGCATCAGGTGGACGCAGTCATGAGCGTTCGTGAGACAGCGGGCGCGCATGTCGATCAGGTCTATATCGGCTCGTGCACGGGCGGACGGCTGACCGATCTGCGGGCTGCCGCGAAGGTGTTGCGCGGGCACAGGATCGCATCGAGCTGCCGTTTGCTGGTCTCTCCCGCGTCAAGGCGCATCTGGATGGAGGCCGAGCGGGAGGGCGTGCTGCGCACTCTGGCCGAGGCCGGCGCCACGATCCTTGCACCGACTTGCGGCGCTTGCCTTGGCGTACATTCCGGTCTGCTCGCAGGTGGAGAAACCTGCGTTTCGACCACAAACCGCAATTTTAAAGGACGTATGGGAAGCGAACGCTCCGCGGTCTATCTCAGCTCGCCGCTGACGGCCGCTGCGACCGCGCTCAGAGGTGTATTGACCGACCCGCGCGATGTGCTGCCGGGCAAGTTGTAA
- a CDS encoding 3-isopropylmalate dehydratase small subunit, whose protein sequence is MDTNHIRGRAHVFGDNINTDLISPAQYMEKSRQEIAAHAMEGADADFVRRMKPGDIVVAGDNFGSGSSRETAPAALKDCGVSVVIARFFARIFYRNCMNIGLPALICPETGRIDEEDELEIDLMNGRVYDVTKGIELACEPLPPHMMELLKSGGLMEWLLTRKKEDEPCIRK, encoded by the coding sequence ATGGATACAAATCACATCCGCGGCCGCGCGCATGTTTTTGGCGATAACATCAACACGGATCTGATTTCTCCCGCGCAGTATATGGAAAAAAGCCGACAGGAAATTGCGGCGCACGCCATGGAAGGAGCGGATGCGGACTTCGTGCGTAGAATGAAGCCGGGCGATATCGTGGTAGCGGGCGATAATTTCGGTTCGGGTTCAAGCAGAGAAACGGCGCCTGCCGCGCTCAAGGATTGCGGCGTATCGGTTGTGATCGCCCGGTTCTTTGCCCGGATATTTTACCGCAACTGCATGAACATCGGTTTGCCGGCGTTGATCTGTCCGGAGACCGGTCGGATCGATGAAGAGGATGAACTGGAAATTGATCTTATGAATGGCCGTGTGTACGACGTAACAAAGGGGATCGAGCTGGCCTGCGAGCCGCTGCCGCCCCATATGATGGAGCTGCTTAAAAGCGGCGGCCTGATGGAATGGCTGCTGACCCGAAAAAAGGAGGATGAGCCATGCATCCGGAAATGA
- a CDS encoding 2-methylaconitate cis-trans isomerase PrpF family protein translates to MHPEMTAYRVVIHRGGTSKGIFIKENELPREQPERDRVIRAIFGSPDPRQIDGLGGAEVLTSKLAVIGPSTRPDADVDYTFAQVSFDNELVDYGGNCGNISAAVGPFAIDEGLVPAVEPVTRVRIHQVNTNCILIADVPVKQGKACVNGDCTIDGVPGTGARILLDFADTVGSTTGRLLPTGNPVDLIQAGDYGEVEVSIVDAGNVLVFVEPHTLGLIGTESCAEIESNAAVKAKMEAIRAACTVKIGLAQSPEQATKNSPYAPFFAIVSPPQDYESGIDGRRILSSDIDLTARLSFMLHMHKTYPGTGTVCTGAAARIPGTLVHRQLSERAKKMPLLRIGHPGGVIPVVAERDDGGIFQRLSYERTARRIMEGMVYINNDKA, encoded by the coding sequence ATGCATCCGGAAATGACAGCATACCGCGTGGTGATTCATCGCGGCGGAACAAGCAAGGGCATTTTTATAAAAGAAAACGAATTGCCTCGCGAGCAGCCGGAACGCGACCGCGTCATTCGGGCGATCTTCGGCAGCCCGGACCCGCGGCAAATTGATGGTTTGGGCGGCGCGGAGGTATTGACGAGCAAGCTGGCCGTCATCGGCCCTTCCACAAGGCCGGATGCCGATGTGGATTATACGTTTGCGCAGGTCAGCTTTGACAATGAACTGGTGGACTATGGCGGGAACTGCGGTAATATTTCAGCGGCCGTCGGCCCGTTTGCGATCGATGAGGGGCTGGTCCCGGCGGTCGAGCCGGTCACGCGTGTACGGATTCATCAGGTCAATACCAACTGTATTCTGATTGCCGATGTGCCGGTCAAACAGGGGAAGGCGTGCGTTAACGGCGATTGCACGATCGACGGCGTGCCCGGAACGGGCGCACGTATTCTATTGGATTTTGCGGATACGGTCGGGTCGACGACCGGCCGCCTGTTGCCGACCGGGAACCCGGTGGATCTCATTCAAGCCGGCGATTACGGCGAAGTCGAAGTGTCGATCGTCGATGCGGGCAATGTGCTGGTCTTTGTGGAGCCGCACACGTTAGGGCTCATCGGTACGGAATCCTGTGCGGAAATCGAGAGCAATGCGGCGGTCAAGGCCAAGATGGAAGCGATCCGCGCGGCGTGTACCGTAAAGATCGGACTGGCGCAATCGCCGGAGCAGGCGACGAAAAACAGTCCATACGCGCCCTTTTTCGCTATCGTCAGCCCGCCGCAGGACTATGAGAGCGGCATTGACGGACGCCGGATCCTGTCGTCGGACATCGATCTGACGGCGCGACTGAGTTTTATGCTGCATATGCATAAGACTTACCCCGGCACGGGTACGGTCTGTACGGGGGCGGCGGCGCGGATCCCGGGCACACTGGTGCATCGTCAGTTATCCGAGCGGGCGAAAAAAATGCCCTTGCTGCGGATCGGACATCCGGGCGGTGTGATTCCGGTGGTGGCTGAACGGGATGACGGCGGGATTTTCCAGCGGCTGAGCTATGAGCGGACCGCCCGCCGCATCATGGAGGGAATGGTCTATATCAATAACGATAAGGCATGA
- a CDS encoding aconitase X swivel domain-containing protein, whose product MEKILRCRCISKGYGEGEALICHAPIGFNFGVDVSTGTITEHAHELEGKSFRDKVLIFPHGKGSTGGSYVVYQVTCAGTGPAAIINRNTETIIAAGAIMGGLPVVDHLEQDPLETIENGDWVRVDATNGRVTVCKGKERGA is encoded by the coding sequence GTGGAAAAAATATTGCGCTGCCGCTGCATCAGCAAAGGCTACGGCGAGGGAGAGGCGCTGATCTGTCACGCGCCGATCGGCTTTAACTTCGGCGTAGACGTGTCGACCGGCACGATCACCGAGCACGCGCACGAGCTGGAAGGAAAGTCGTTTCGCGATAAGGTGCTGATCTTTCCGCACGGCAAGGGCAGCACGGGCGGCTCCTATGTGGTGTATCAGGTGACGTGCGCCGGTACCGGTCCGGCGGCTATCATCAACCGCAATACGGAAACGATTATTGCCGCTGGCGCGATTATGGGCGGCCTGCCGGTCGTCGATCATTTGGAGCAGGATCCGTTGGAAACGATCGAGAACGGCGACTGGGTACGCGTTGACGCAACGAACGGTCGGGTCACGGTGTGCAAGGGAAAGGAGCGAGGCGCATGA
- a CDS encoding aconitase X catalytic domain-containing protein: protein MKLTKLQERMRGGELGEPTALAMEMLCSLGEIYGADELIPIKSAHCAGLSYKSHGEAGMLWAEDMAAKGAQMRVPTTMNVIGVDRSRDLGLPKDWVEGQLRIERSYESMGCMGTSSCVPYYYSFLPRFGEHIAWAESSAVVFTNSVLGARDNREGGPSAWAAGMTGFTPRYGLHLDENRKGDILFHVSVPLHGVSDFGALGNYVGKMIGEKIPVFEGLGAPTTEELVYFGAALASAGGVALFHVIGITPEAPDRETVFAGKPYETVELGRRELEQGYQNLTSGKSREVDYVALGCPHCSLSQVREIAALLTGKKVHEHVTLWVHTNLAVKGMAQQLGYAKIIEDAGACSRRTYARF, encoded by the coding sequence ATGAAATTGACCAAGCTGCAGGAGCGCATGCGGGGCGGTGAGCTGGGGGAGCCGACCGCGCTGGCCATGGAGATGCTGTGCTCGCTCGGCGAAATCTACGGTGCGGACGAGTTGATTCCGATCAAAAGCGCGCATTGCGCAGGTCTTTCATACAAATCACATGGAGAGGCCGGCATGCTCTGGGCGGAGGACATGGCTGCAAAGGGTGCCCAAATGCGGGTGCCGACCACGATGAACGTCATCGGCGTCGACCGCAGCCGCGATCTGGGTCTGCCCAAAGACTGGGTGGAGGGACAGCTGCGCATCGAGCGCAGCTACGAATCCATGGGCTGCATGGGCACCTCCTCGTGCGTGCCGTATTATTATAGCTTTTTGCCGCGGTTTGGCGAGCATATCGCATGGGCGGAATCATCCGCTGTCGTATTCACCAACTCCGTACTGGGCGCGCGGGACAATCGCGAAGGCGGGCCGAGCGCTTGGGCGGCCGGTATGACCGGCTTTACGCCGCGCTATGGCTTGCATTTGGATGAGAACCGAAAGGGCGATATCCTATTTCATGTCAGCGTTCCGCTCCACGGCGTGAGCGACTTCGGCGCCTTGGGAAATTACGTTGGCAAAATGATTGGCGAGAAGATCCCGGTTTTTGAGGGCTTGGGCGCACCGACCACGGAGGAACTGGTGTACTTCGGGGCGGCATTGGCTTCGGCGGGCGGCGTGGCGCTGTTTCATGTCATCGGCATAACGCCCGAGGCGCCTGACCGCGAAACGGTGTTTGCGGGCAAACCGTATGAAACGGTCGAATTGGGGCGGCGGGAGCTCGAGCAGGGCTATCAGAATTTGACGAGCGGCAAGAGCCGCGAGGTCGATTATGTGGCGCTTGGCTGCCCGCACTGCTCACTGTCGCAGGTGCGCGAGATCGCGGCACTGCTCACGGGGAAAAAGGTGCACGAGCATGTAACGCTTTGGGTGCATACCAATTTGGCGGTCAAGGGCATGGCGCAGCAGTTGGGCTATGCCAAAATTATTGAAGACGCGGGGGCGTGCTCACGCAGGACCTATGCACGATTTTAA
- a CDS encoding NAD(P)-dependent oxidoreductase has product METIAFFGLGAMGKPMVQNLLEAGYTVRTALHPTQNMDFVRALEQYERFIICSGNEQAVQGADIIVTMVPGDRQVEEILLESGLEDRIASGAVIVDMSSCLPETVCKVETFYRSRGVGVVDAPVSGGVKGAEEGALTIFSAGEAQTIDRVWDMLNALGKTVFRLSKCGQGKTLKNLNNLLLDVNVLAVSEVFRIAKAHALDLDEVYQVVCAGSGASVAMEKRWGRMKDAAFDDGFRISLARKDLKNALTLAEAVPVPLAQLTYELMKANRAHDDLDLAAMCRLFETTDGK; this is encoded by the coding sequence ATGGAAACGATCGCATTTTTCGGCTTGGGCGCGATGGGCAAGCCGATGGTACAAAATTTACTAGAGGCCGGATACACGGTGCGCACGGCGCTCCATCCCACACAGAATATGGATTTTGTGCGCGCATTGGAGCAATACGAGCGCTTTATCATATGCTCGGGCAATGAGCAGGCCGTGCAAGGAGCCGATATCATCGTGACTATGGTGCCGGGCGACCGGCAGGTAGAGGAGATACTGCTGGAAAGCGGTCTGGAAGATCGGATCGCGTCAGGCGCCGTTATCGTCGATATGTCGTCATGCCTGCCGGAGACCGTGTGCAAGGTGGAGACCTTTTACCGTTCGCGCGGCGTCGGCGTCGTGGACGCACCGGTCAGCGGCGGTGTCAAAGGGGCGGAGGAGGGGGCGTTGACGATCTTCTCAGCGGGTGAAGCCCAGACCATCGACCGGGTTTGGGATATGCTGAACGCACTGGGTAAGACGGTGTTTCGTTTAAGCAAGTGCGGTCAGGGCAAGACGCTTAAAAACCTGAATAACCTGCTGCTCGATGTCAACGTACTTGCGGTAAGCGAAGTGTTCCGGATCGCAAAGGCGCATGCGCTTGATCTGGATGAGGTCTATCAGGTCGTCTGCGCGGGCTCGGGCGCTTCGGTTGCCATGGAAAAACGGTGGGGCCGCATGAAAGACGCAGCGTTTGACGACGGATTCCGTATCTCGCTCGCCCGCAAGGATCTGAAAAACGCGCTGACGCTCGCGGAGGCTGTGCCCGTTCCTCTGGCGCAACTGACCTATGAACTGATGAAGGCCAACCGCGCGCACGATGATTTGGATCTGGCTGCCATGTGCCGGCTCTTTGAAACAACTGATGGAAAGTGA
- a CDS encoding transketolase has translation MSETYERLRQSVREHRRNILRLSYETGKMHLGGDLSCAELMVTLFEEIMQIRPADPQWADRDRFVLSKGHGGGALYLEMARCGYFTMDEVFQTYRTGLKTRFGMHPCKAALPALDCSSGSLGHGLPLACGMALAGKMDKKPYRVFCLVGDGEMDEGSNWEAMLSAARFGLGNLVVIVDRNHLSLDGPTEELIPLEPFADKWRDFGWHVVEITDGNDIVQVVDALRALPKAESSVPTVVIAHTVKGKGVSYMENNPLFHNAAIDEAQYAQAIREIDGTAKESEAE, from the coding sequence ATGTCGGAAACCTATGAACGCCTGCGGCAAAGCGTGAGGGAGCACAGAAGAAACATTCTTCGCCTATCCTATGAAACCGGCAAAATGCATCTGGGGGGCGACCTATCCTGCGCCGAATTAATGGTGACGCTGTTTGAGGAGATTATGCAGATCCGGCCAGCCGATCCCCAGTGGGCGGACCGCGACCGGTTTGTGCTGAGCAAGGGACACGGCGGCGGCGCGCTGTATTTGGAAATGGCGCGCTGCGGATATTTTACAATGGACGAAGTGTTCCAAACCTATAGGACTGGGTTGAAAACGCGATTTGGCATGCATCCCTGCAAAGCGGCGCTGCCCGCGCTTGACTGTTCCTCCGGTTCGTTGGGACATGGCCTGCCGCTGGCGTGCGGCATGGCGCTTGCAGGCAAGATGGACAAGAAGCCGTACCGCGTGTTTTGTCTGGTGGGTGACGGCGAGATGGACGAGGGCTCGAATTGGGAAGCGATGCTGTCCGCGGCGCGTTTCGGACTAGGCAATTTGGTAGTCATCGTCGACCGCAATCACCTTAGTCTCGACGGGCCGACCGAGGAACTCATCCCGCTTGAACCGTTTGCAGATAAATGGCGTGATTTTGGCTGGCATGTCGTAGAGATTACCGATGGAAATGATATTGTACAGGTCGTGGACGCACTCCGGGCGCTGCCCAAGGCGGAGAGCAGCGTGCCCACCGTGGTGATCGCGCACACGGTCAAGGGCAAGGGCGTATCGTACATGGAGAACAATCCGCTGTTTCATAACGCCGCGATCGATGAGGCGCAATACGCGCAGGCGATCCGGGAGATCGACGGCACGGCGAAAGAAAGTGAGGCGGAATAA
- a CDS encoding transketolase family protein, translating into MKLYRANEKVVANGRALWQQALADLGARDERIVALTADLSRSVCTEQFRKQYPERFFNMGIAEQNMIGTAAGMALSGKIPYCASFAPFLTMRALEQFRTDVCYMNLPVRLVGSYGGIAITGPSHSGLEDAGIVRGLAGAAVVCPSDTSMVSKVFEASLHYKGPLFIRLGEGSNDSQIYAEDYVYQIGKAITAREGCDITIITFGQVLKYAVDAAEMLKEQGVDAAVLDMHTLKPFDAEAVVGAARRTGAILTVEDHSIYNGLGSAVAEVLAEGGLRCRFKRLGIPDIYPCYGPSGQLHTLFGYDADGIAAAARQLLDRPVEG; encoded by the coding sequence ATGAAACTATATAGAGCCAATGAAAAGGTCGTTGCGAACGGCCGCGCGCTGTGGCAGCAGGCGCTGGCCGACTTGGGCGCGCGCGACGAACGCATCGTGGCGCTGACGGCCGATCTATCCCGTTCGGTCTGCACGGAGCAATTTCGCAAGCAGTACCCTGAGCGGTTCTTTAATATGGGCATTGCCGAACAGAATATGATCGGCACGGCGGCGGGTATGGCGCTGAGCGGCAAGATCCCGTACTGCGCTTCCTTTGCGCCTTTCCTGACCATGCGCGCGCTTGAGCAGTTCCGTACCGATGTTTGCTACATGAATCTCCCCGTTCGTCTGGTCGGCAGCTACGGCGGCATCGCCATCACCGGCCCAAGCCATTCGGGGCTGGAGGACGCCGGGATCGTGCGCGGACTGGCGGGCGCCGCAGTCGTCTGCCCGTCGGACACTTCCATGGTTTCAAAAGTGTTTGAAGCATCGCTGCACTACAAGGGGCCGTTGTTTATCCGTCTGGGAGAGGGCTCGAACGATTCGCAGATCTATGCGGAGGATTATGTATACCAGATTGGCAAGGCGATTACCGCCCGCGAGGGATGCGACATAACGATCATTACGTTCGGGCAAGTGCTCAAGTACGCGGTCGACGCGGCCGAGATGCTGAAAGAACAGGGCGTTGACGCGGCCGTTTTGGATATGCATACACTCAAACCGTTCGATGCCGAGGCCGTCGTCGGGGCCGCGAGGCGGACCGGCGCGATCCTGACGGTCGAAGATCATTCGATCTATAACGGGCTTGGCTCGGCAGTCGCGGAGGTGCTCGCCGAGGGTGGATTGCGCTGCCGCTTCAAGCGTTTGGGAATCCCGGATATATATCCGTGTTACGGTCCGTCGGGTCAGTTGCATACGTTGTTTGGCTACGATGCGGACGGCATCGCGGCCGCGGCGCGGCAGCTGCTCGATCGTCCGGTCGAGGGGTGA
- a CDS encoding zinc-binding dehydrogenase: MKTTVIDRELLAKAIYTLSRCDFRFGKYLFVTGTDPFSVLCGLLARESGAAAVVFCVDSAAEKQRMERMGFTAYDPELDETASIVRQVTNGRKFDVVIETTGQLAAYERLVQMVRRGAAVALLVGAERPFYFHICDVIRDQIRFVGIRNADERSCRIADDMIRTGKLGRMKQTVQNGV; this comes from the coding sequence ATGAAAACGACTGTGATCGACAGGGAGCTTTTGGCGAAAGCGATCTACACGCTGTCTCGCTGCGACTTTCGATTCGGAAAGTATTTGTTCGTCACGGGCACCGATCCGTTTTCTGTGCTGTGCGGTCTGCTCGCGCGTGAGAGCGGCGCTGCCGCTGTTGTGTTTTGCGTTGATAGTGCGGCGGAAAAGCAGCGGATGGAGCGCATGGGCTTTACCGCCTACGATCCGGAACTGGATGAGACCGCGTCGATCGTACGGCAGGTCACGAACGGCCGCAAATTTGATGTGGTCATTGAGACAACCGGCCAGCTCGCAGCCTATGAGCGGCTGGTGCAAATGGTCCGGCGCGGGGCGGCAGTCGCCTTGCTCGTGGGCGCGGAAAGACCGTTTTATTTCCATATCTGCGATGTCATACGGGATCAGATCCGCTTTGTCGGCATACGAAACGCGGATGAGAGGAGCTGCCGTATTGCGGACGATATGATCCGCACCGGTAAACTGGGGCGGATGAAGCAGACCGTCCAAAACGGCGTATGA